From a region of the Dictyostelium discoideum AX4 chromosome 2 chromosome, whole genome shotgun sequence genome:
- a CDS encoding EGF-like domain-containing protein, whose amino-acid sequence MNINLLKFFIIYYFCFVLINFCNCQTLKITDISNPKNYKVYPQYSDREFCDFSFEILCYVEPAMDEGDQLMFTTDFDYSEMIRSDRTGSIIGITHTALSFGSYTSNIVCYLLNNPTIKVDLNISYSCEMIDYELMKVKILKPNYFKKNNLYGNGIIQLIGLKYPLNNLVIFGGSAYPLNPNYFLISLEELDGGTVENYNISLLFYGPHTIVVTIPASTYLDYNLDISNSKINYYPNETTNVSEFGLGCSTVYSVTINKTSNDYEPYLYVDDGNSKNADFTPIYQDENFITYLGQLYIHTPEVIYSFFSKNFVKVYETPIIYLKEFSIANINNTYLSSGHGVSLLFSSLFFVKFDTETQYGFYPLVMFWNEYKNSYTWPYGFSNGNNFKYVHVQSHLEYLYSYSPTHSFVIQNSNSFVTVTSPYAQILNSSILSTLLEFECKLLFDESYLFRFKVNTNGYGASIYLGSDITLRYESVVDSESNSSVLEFETVVDLYKDSITKFTISNLLSNRINYLRGEYYSISPLLKFEIPFGELNPVLITNISFLYNNIDVTNKSVNNIIYFSYEGEFDKGSSFALLLNDPVSILKNGDLDSSDFRFSKWNSSTSMFQIEFTVPANTQPGHIPFKLYGNSNPNYNPIDSTMLPLSAQLFIISSNFDSYGPIFNKVEKINTTNEFGWKFVIGDKINGFDYGDIIVRGEMDSSTYKFHLTPLNLTSGDKYNGEYQINIKISILCASQNYIITDVYLFDTRGNFAKFSVSEQCESIRNPFINFLGDSTINKIYKKCTTENDGYDISPPELTLFSAVKTILNDSQTIVIAFDFQAVDLDTGLKNEQYPIVYIESTELQIIQCESKIKSINSKTANYTCEIELPVGFGYNSDIVFSVYGFINNGGYYSGFPSTYISSAFPIYSMSNIQLVRKIEILRTSQISSTGGELWIVGRGFKTSIQYVQIKYSTDLVFSQISFPSIIFSTALLILDIDPTDKPFTIRVVTKNGQQSNEFIVTPLFSFLSVSPLNTPTPTTTTQLPTPTNKPQTCLGEPICGGPKQGFCSSKGCVCYQPWIGNDCNAQVVIIPQPSTNTSQPSTEIPIIDNNNNQQPSGINYLYKSLISIVSIRELDFNGNQINLYPFDRWIFTQINQNKSQYFTSIKNNSTTPFNTNITVILEWFKDTSTIEFANSSITMYPSSIKYTIEITEYKFSNQLNNLQLVMSASFESSKTKEICSLKDFGETSNGDNSNYFKIQINDHSLYGRFIKRAIIDSKISTIENVLLDSKMNSIQTASSSQSYIGITIPNYQKSIIIDPDFSVLIDSKSTSKNDENSVCTPNQSKLTTPQLIGIIIGSIAFAAVIAISIAYHIIKKKKDTKFKNGLQNKLKTFKS is encoded by the exons atgaatataaatttattaaaattttttattatttattatttttgttttgttttgattaatttttgtaattgtcAAACATTGAAAATTACAGATATATCAAAtccaaaaaattataaagtgTATCCTCAATATAGTGATAGGGAATTTTgtgatttttcatttgaaattcttTGTTACGTTGAACCAGCAATGGATGAAGGTGATCAATTGATGTTTACAACAGATTTTGATTATTCTGAAATGATAAGATCTGATAGAACAGGAAGTATAATTGGTATTACTCATACTGCATTGTCCTTTGGAAGTTATACATCAAATATTGTTTGctatcttttaaataatccaacAATAAAAGTTGATTTAAACATATCTTATTCATGTGAAA tgaTTGACTACGAATTAATGaaagtaaaaattttaaaaccaaattactttaaaaaaaataatttatatggTAATGgaattattcaattaattggATTAAAATatccattaaataatttggtaatttttggTGGTAGTGCTTACCCATTAAATCCAAATTATTTCTTAATTTCCCTTGAGGAGTTGGATGGGGGAACAGTTGAAAATTATAacatttctttattattttatggCCCTCATACAATTGTCGTTACTATCCCAGCTTCTACATATCTtg ATTATAATCTAGATATCagtaattcaaaaataaactattatcCAAACGAAACCACAAATGTTTCAGAGTTTGGATTAGGATGTTCTACCGTTTATTCAGTaactattaataaaactagTAATGATTATGAGCCTTATTTATACGTAGATGATGGAAATAGTAAGAATGCAGATTTCACACCAATTTATCAAgatgaaaattttattaccTATTTAGGCCAATTGTATATCCATACACCAGAAgtaatttattcttttttttcaaaaaattttgttaaaGTTTATGAAACTCcgataatatatttaaaag AATTTAGTATCgctaatataaataatacataTTTGTCATCTGGACATGGTGTGTCATTACTTTTTTCATCATTGTTTTTTGTTAAGTTTGATACAGAAACACAATACGGATTTTATCCACTTGTAATGTTTTGGAACGAGTACAAAAATAGCTACACATGGCCATATGGATTTAgcaatggtaataattttaaatacgTGCATGTGCAATCTCACCTGGAGTATTTATATTCATATTCTCCTACACATAGTTTTGTTATtcaaaatagtaatagttttGTAACAGTTACTTCACCATATG ctcaaatattaaatagttcaatattatcaactcttttagaatttgaatgtaaattattatttgatgaaagttatttatttagatttaaagtGAATACAAATGGTTATGGGGCATCAATATATCTAGGGTCAGATATCACATTAAGATATGAATCGGTAGTTGATAGTGAAAGTAATAGTAGTGTATTGGAATTTGAAACAGTTGTAGATTTATATAAAGATTCAATTactaaatttacaatttcaaatttattaagtaATAGAATAAACTATCTAAGAGGTgaatattattcaattagtcctttattgaaatttgaaataCCATTTGGCGAACTAAATCCAGTATTAATTACAaatatatcatttttatataataatattgatgttACAAATAAATCtgttaataatatcatttatttCAGTTATGAAGGTGAATTTGATAAAGGTAGCTCTtttgcattattattaaatgatccagtttcaatattaaaaaatggtgATTTAGATAGTTCAGATTTTAGATTCTCAAAATGGaattcatcaacatcaatgtTCCAAATTGAATTCACTGTACCTGCTAACACTCAACCTGGTCATATACCTTTTAAACTTTATGGAAATTCAAATCCAAATTATAACCCAATAGATAGTACAATGTTACCATTATCAGcacaattatttataatttcatcaa atttcGATAGTTATGgtccaatttttaataaagttgaaaaaataaatactacAAATGAATTTGGTTGGAAATTTGTAATAggtgataaaattaatggatTTGATTATGGTGATATTATTGTTAGAGGTGAAATGGATAGTTCAActtataaatttcatttaacaCCTTTAAATTTAACTAGTGGTGATAAATATAATGGTGAAtatcaaattaatattaaaatatcaattttatgTGCTTCTCAAAATTATATCATTACAGATGTTTATTTATTCGATACTCGAGGTAATTTCGCTAAATTTTCAGTATCTGAACAATGTGAGAGTATTAGAAAtccatttataaattttttaggTGATTcaactataaataaaatatataaaaaatgtaCAACTGAAAATGACGGTTACGATATTTCACCACCAGAATTAACTTTGTTTAGTGCAGtgaaaacaattttaaatgattctcAAACAATTGTTATAGCATTTGATTTTCAAGCCGTCGATTTAGATACtggtttaaaaaatgaacaaTATCCAATTGTTTATATTGAATCAACAGAATTACAAATTATTCAATGTGAATCGAAAATTAAAtctataaattcaaaaactgCAAATTATACATGtgaaattgaattaccaGTAGGGTTTGGATATAATTCAGATATAGTATTTAGTGTTTATGGTTTcattaataatggtggttaTTATAGTGGATTCCCAAGTACGTACATTTCATCCGCATTTCCAATTTATTCAATGTCAAATATTCAATTGGTTAGAaagattgaaattttaaGAACAAGTCAAATTTCATCAACAGGTGGTGAATTATGGATTGTAGGAAGAGGATTTAAAACCTCGATTCAATATGtacaaattaaatattcaactGATTTAGTATTTTCTCAAATTTCTTTTCCAAgtataattttttcaacTGCATTATTAATACTAGATATTGACCCAACTGATAAACCATTCACCATCAGAGTAGTTACAAAAAATGGTCAACAATCAAATGAATTCATAGTTACACCTTTATTTTCCTTTCTTTCTGTTTCACCACTTAatacaccaacaccaacaactacGACTCAAttaccaacaccaactaATAAACCTCAAACATGTTTAGGTGAACCAATATGTGGAGGACCTAAACAAGGTTTTTGCTCATCAAAAGGATGTGTTTGTTACCAACCATGGATTGGTAATGATTGTAATGCACAAGTTGTAATTATACCACAACCTTCAACTAACACTTCACAACCATCAACTGAAATACCAATcatagataataataataaccaacaACCTTCTggtataaattatttatataaatcattaatttcaatcgTATCAATTAGAGAATTAGATTTTAATggaaatcaaataaatttataccCATTTGATCGATGGATATTTACtcaaattaatcaaaataaaagtCAATACTTTACaagtataaaaaataattcaactaCACCatttaatacaaatattacAGTTATATTAGAATGGTTTAAAGATACAAGTACTATAGAATTTGCAAATTCTAGTATTACAATGTATCCATCAAGTATTAAAtatacaattgaaattacagaatataaattttcaaatcaattaaataatttacaactTGTAATGTCTGCATCATTTGAGTCATCGAAAACTAAAGAAATTTGctcattaaaagattttggtGAAACTAGTAATGGagataattcaaattattttaaaattcaaattaatgaCCATTCACTTTATggtagatttattaaaagagcaataattgattcaaaaaTTTCGACCATTGAAAATGTATTATTAGATTCAAAAATGAACTCAATTCAAACTGCATCATCTTCACAATCATATATAGGTATAACAATACCAAACtatcaaaaatcaataattattgaTCCAGATTTCTCAGTATTAATAGATAGTAAATCAACttcaaaaaatgatgaaaattcaGTTTGTACTCCCaatcaatcaaaattaaCAACACCACAACTTATTGGTATAATTATTGGCTCCATTGCATTTGCTGCAGTAATTGCCATTTCCATTGCTTACCATAtaatcaaaaagaaaaaagatacaaaattcaaaaatggattacaaaataaactaaaaacttttaaaagttaa
- the pdi1 gene encoding protein disulfide isomerase, translating to MKILLFVTLIALAFVALCSAEGNVVVLSPDNFDTVVDGSKTVFVKFYAPWCGHCKKLAPDFEILADTFAPVSNKVVIAKVDCDQADNKALCSKYDVSGYPTLKIFDKSTTAKDYNGARSVDELLTYINNHAKTNVKVKKAPSNVVDLSPSNFDSVVLDKSKNVLVEFYAPWCGHCKKLMPDYEILGNTYANEKDVVIAKIDCDAADNKAICSKYGVTGFPTLKWFGKQSKDGEKYEQGRDLDTFINYINKQAGVNRVKGGKLAVGAGRVEQLDTIATEFIAAAAEVRKELVKKAQTVVDSLPEELRTEGSYYVKVMKTIAEKSIDFVTTEIARITKLVSGSMSGKKADEFAKKLNILESFKSK from the exons atgaaaatattattatttgttacaTTAATTGCATTGGCATTTGTTGCCTTATGCTCAGCAGAAGGaaatgttgttgttttatcaCCAGACAACTTTGATACAGTTGTTGATGGTTCAAAAACTGTATTTGTAAAATTCTATGCACCATGGTGTGGCCATTGTAAAAAACTTGCACCAGATTTTGAAATCCTTGCTGACACATTCGCACCAGTTTCCAACAAAGTTGTAATTGCCAAAGTTGATTGTGACCAAGCTGACAACAAAGCTCTCTGTAGTAAATATGATGTTTCTGGTTATCCAACCCTCAAAATCTTTGACAAATCAACCACTGCCAAAga ttacaaCGGTGCTAGATCagttgatgaattattaactTATATCAATAATCACGCCAAAACCAACGTTAAAGTAAAGAAAGCACCATCAaatgttgttgatttatcaCCATCAAATTTTGATTCAGTTGTTTTAGATAAATCAAAGAATGTTTTAGTTGAATTCTATGCACCATGGTGTGGTCATTGCAAAAAGTTAATGCCAGATTATGAAATCCTTGGTAACACCTACGCCAATGAAAAAGATGTTGTCATCGCCAAAATTGATTGCGATGCTGCTGATAACAAAGCCATCTGCTCCAAATATGGTGTCACTGGTTTCCCAACACTCAAATGGTTCGGTAAACAAAGCAAAGACGGTGAAAAATATGAACAAGGTCGTGATCTTGATACTTTCATCAACTACATCAACAAACAAGCTGGTGTTAACCGTGTCAAAGGTGGTAAACTCGCTGTTGGTGCTGGTCGTGTTGAACAACTCGATACTATTGCCACTGAATTCATCGCTGCCGCTGCTGAAGTCCGTAAGGAACTCGTCAAGAAAGCTCAAACCGTCGTTGATTCTCTCCCAGAAGAATTAAGAACTGAAGGTTCATACTACGTCAAAGTCATGAAAACCATTGCTGAAAAATCAATCGATTTTGTAACCACTGAAATCGCTCGTATCACCAAATTAGTCTCTGGTTCAATGTCTGGAAAGAAAGCTGATGAATTTGCCAAGAAACTCAATATTTTAGAATctttcaaatcaaaataa